From Bacillus sp. Bos-x628, the proteins below share one genomic window:
- the hag gene encoding flagellin Hag, producing MRINHNIAALNTLNRLSANNNASQKNMEKLSSGSQINRAGDGAAGLAISEKMRGQIRGLEMASKNSQDGISLIQTAEGALTETHAILQRMRELTVQAGNTGTQQSEDLTAIQEEMSALVEEIDGISNRTEFNGKKLLDGSVENGFQFQIGANVKQNIIVQIGKMDAETLTVKDIKVNEEGFEFDTEVAKIDAAIGAVSKQRSALGAVQNRLEHTINNLSASGENLTAAESRIRDVDMAKEMSEFTKNNILSQASQAMLAQANQQPQNVLQLLR from the coding sequence ATGAGAATTAACCACAATATTGCAGCACTTAACACACTGAACCGTTTGTCTGCAAACAACAATGCTAGCCAAAAGAACATGGAGAAACTTTCTTCTGGTTCTCAAATCAACCGTGCAGGAGATGGTGCAGCAGGTCTTGCTATCTCTGAAAAAATGCGTGGACAAATCCGCGGTTTAGAAATGGCATCTAAGAACTCTCAAGATGGTATTTCGCTTATTCAAACAGCTGAAGGTGCGTTAACTGAAACACATGCGATCCTTCAACGTATGCGTGAATTAACTGTTCAAGCAGGTAACACAGGAACTCAGCAATCGGAAGATTTAACAGCGATTCAAGAAGAAATGAGTGCTCTTGTCGAAGAAATTGATGGCATTTCAAACCGTACAGAATTTAACGGTAAAAAACTTTTAGATGGTAGTGTAGAAAACGGGTTCCAGTTCCAAATTGGTGCAAATGTTAAACAAAATATTATTGTACAGATTGGTAAAATGGATGCAGAAACGTTAACTGTGAAAGATATTAAAGTGAATGAAGAAGGTTTTGAATTTGATACAGAAGTGGCCAAAATTGATGCAGCGATCGGTGCAGTGTCTAAACAACGTTCAGCACTTGGAGCGGTACAAAACCGCCTAGAGCACACAATCAACAACTTGAGCGCTTCTGGAGAAAACTTAACAGCAGCCGAGTCTCGTATTCGTGATGTTGACATGGCGAAAGAAATGAGTGAGTTCACAAAGAACAACATTCTTTCTCAAGCTTCTCAAGCGATGCTTGCTCAAGCAAACCAACAGCCTCAAAACGTTCTTCAATTATTACGCTAA
- the hag gene encoding flagellin Hag, giving the protein MRINHNIAALNTLNRLSANNNASQKNMEKLSSGSQINRAGDGAAGLAISEKMRGQIRGLEMASKNSQDGISLIQTAEGALTETHAILQRMRELTVQAGNTGTQQKEDLTAIQEEMSALIEEIDGISNRTEFNGKKLLDGSVTDGFTFQIGANATQNINVKIGNMNATTLGVDKINVSDDAFSFDTEITKIDSAIGSVSSQRAKLGAVQNRLEHTINNLSASSENLTAAESRIRDVDMAKEMSEFTKNNILSQASQAMLAQANQQPQNVLQLLR; this is encoded by the coding sequence ATGAGAATTAACCACAATATTGCAGCACTTAACACACTGAACCGTTTGTCTGCAAACAACAATGCTAGCCAAAAGAACATGGAGAAACTTTCTTCTGGTTCTCAAATCAACCGTGCAGGAGATGGCGCAGCAGGTCTTGCTATCTCTGAAAAAATGCGTGGACAAATCCGCGGTTTAGAAATGGCATCTAAGAACTCTCAAGATGGTATTTCGCTTATTCAAACAGCTGAAGGTGCGTTAACTGAAACACATGCGATCCTTCAACGTATGCGTGAATTAACTGTTCAAGCAGGTAACACAGGAACTCAGCAAAAAGAAGATTTAACAGCGATTCAAGAAGAAATGAGTGCTCTTATCGAAGAAATTGATGGCATTTCAAACCGTACAGAATTTAACGGTAAAAAACTTTTAGATGGCTCTGTGACTGATGGATTCACTTTCCAAATTGGTGCAAACGCGACTCAAAATATCAATGTTAAAATTGGCAACATGAACGCTACAACATTAGGAGTAGATAAAATTAATGTTTCAGACGATGCGTTCAGTTTTGACACTGAAATTACAAAAATTGATTCAGCTATCGGCTCTGTTTCATCTCAACGTGCTAAGCTTGGAGCGGTACAAAACCGTCTAGAGCACACAATCAACAACTTGAGCGCTTCTTCAGAAAACTTAACAGCAGCCGAATCTCGTATTCGTGACGTTGACATGGCGAAAGAAATGAGTGAGTTCACAAAGAACAACATTCTTTCTCAAGCTTCTCAAGCGATGCTTGCTCAAGCAAACCAACAGCCACAAAACGTACTTCAATTACTACGTTAA
- a CDS encoding kelch repeat-containing protein, with protein MKKGFLLFVTVLLLFSTFSPLKALATNSSGWTKRADLPEERINAGIGVVDGKIYVFGGASEKKKLNNQMFMYDPKEDIWVEKSTMPRNRTGGTYATVGKKIYAIGGINDETQTVYNTIDVYDTERDQWAEKPIQIPRNPVFSIYNKGTLSAVAIKDHIYLVSALDSKNNFYRYDTVTGAWDSLNSSELPSRNGRAISAIDGKIYVAGGENSIGHSSEKYLFQYDIETNTWKRLIDVKLTSYTYEPSYVTHNGNFIIIGGQRIGYSSSELLKQVQIFNPKEGQFQNSKHDLPEGRVASVAAIVDDQLYVIGGRNYSYSMAHLSVKSDFKSVVSIPLKDLHITEAGTKPDDDTTEKPKDEDGTKPDDDTTEKPKDKDGAKPGDDTTEKPKDKDGTKPDDNQHSETEKGILSITMINGLQKDYLLSMKEINDFLNWYKERSFGIGINFFEIKDEHNKGPFTSKKDYVVYQNILMFDVKQY; from the coding sequence ATGAAAAAAGGATTTTTATTATTCGTCACGGTACTTCTTTTGTTTAGTACATTCAGTCCATTAAAAGCACTTGCAACCAATTCATCTGGATGGACCAAACGAGCAGATTTACCTGAAGAGCGCATTAATGCAGGTATAGGTGTTGTTGATGGAAAGATTTATGTGTTTGGTGGGGCGAGTGAAAAAAAGAAATTAAATAATCAAATGTTTATGTACGATCCTAAGGAAGATATTTGGGTAGAAAAGTCCACTATGCCACGAAATAGAACAGGAGGTACTTATGCAACAGTAGGCAAAAAAATCTATGCCATCGGGGGAATAAATGATGAGACGCAGACAGTTTATAACACAATAGATGTATATGATACAGAACGTGATCAGTGGGCAGAAAAGCCAATTCAAATACCAAGAAATCCTGTATTTTCAATTTATAATAAGGGTACTTTAAGTGCAGTTGCTATAAAAGATCATATTTATCTTGTGTCTGCATTGGACTCTAAAAATAACTTTTATCGATATGATACAGTAACTGGTGCATGGGATAGTTTAAACTCATCGGAATTACCTTCTCGAAATGGGAGAGCCATATCTGCAATTGATGGAAAAATATATGTTGCAGGTGGAGAGAACTCGATTGGTCATAGTAGTGAAAAGTATTTGTTCCAGTATGATATTGAAACAAATACGTGGAAGAGATTAATTGACGTTAAGTTAACATCGTATACATATGAACCGTCTTATGTAACGCATAATGGAAATTTTATTATTATTGGTGGTCAAAGAATTGGTTATAGTTCAAGTGAATTGTTAAAACAAGTTCAGATATTCAATCCGAAAGAAGGTCAATTTCAAAATTCCAAACATGACTTACCTGAAGGTAGAGTAGCATCTGTTGCGGCAATTGTTGATGATCAATTATATGTCATTGGTGGACGTAACTATTCATATAGTATGGCTCATCTTTCCGTAAAAAGTGATTTCAAATCGGTTGTTTCTATTCCATTGAAAGACTTGCATATAACTGAAGCTGGAACAAAACCGGATGATGACACAACCGAAAAGCCAAAGGACGAGGACGGAACAAAACCAGATGATGACACAACCGAAAAGCCAAAGGACAAGGACGGAGCAAAACCAGGTGATGACACAACCGAAAAGCCAAAGGACAAGGACGGAACAAAACCAGATGATAATCAACATTCAGAAACTGAGAAAGGTATTCTTTCAATCACCATGATTAACGGTTTACAAAAGGATTATCTACTTTCAATGAAAGAAATCAATGATTTTCTAAATTGGTATAAAGAACGAAGCTTTGGAATTGGAATAAATTTTTTTGAAATAAAAGATGAACACAATAAGGGACCATTCACAAGTAAGAAGGATTACGTCGTCTACCAAAATATCCTCATGTTTGATGTGAAACAGTATTAA
- the alr gene encoding alanine racemase, producing MQKICREVWIEVNLDAIKRNIQAIQAHIPKKSKIMAVVKANAYGHGSVEVARQALESGATELAVASLEEGVVLRRAKIEAPILVLGFTPLHCVKKAAAWRIDLSGLCADWIKKANAILAEESQQKLGIHVNVDTGMGRLGVRTKEELLAVVQALEESEYIRWDGIFTHFSTADEPNSDFTLLQHKLFIEFLRFLKKQEITLPTVHMNNTAASIAFPEFSADMIRLGIGLYGLYPSQYIESLHAVQLEPALSLKARIAFVKEMVTEPRTVSYGATYVAKPDEIIATIPIGYADGYSRALSNRGFMLFRGKRVPIAGRVTMDMTMVSLGEMKARQGEEVVIYGRQKGEEISVDEIADMLDTINYEVIATLSRRIPRFYRRGGKIIKLSTPVMYV from the coding sequence GTGCAAAAGATTTGCAGGGAAGTATGGATTGAAGTGAATCTTGATGCGATTAAGAGAAATATTCAAGCCATTCAAGCACATATTCCAAAGAAAAGTAAGATCATGGCTGTGGTAAAAGCGAATGCATATGGTCACGGTTCCGTTGAAGTGGCCCGTCAGGCACTGGAAAGTGGTGCAACTGAGCTGGCTGTTGCCAGTTTGGAAGAAGGTGTTGTGTTACGCAGGGCTAAAATTGAAGCACCGATTCTTGTGCTTGGCTTTACCCCGCTCCATTGTGTGAAAAAAGCTGCCGCTTGGAGAATTGATCTATCCGGTCTTTGCGCAGACTGGATAAAAAAAGCGAATGCTATTCTAGCAGAAGAAAGTCAACAAAAGCTTGGCATTCATGTCAATGTGGATACAGGAATGGGGCGATTAGGTGTTCGGACGAAGGAAGAGCTTTTGGCAGTCGTTCAGGCACTAGAAGAAAGTGAATATATCAGATGGGATGGGATTTTTACGCATTTTTCAACAGCGGATGAGCCTAATTCTGATTTCACATTGCTCCAGCATAAGCTTTTCATTGAGTTTCTTCGTTTTCTCAAAAAACAAGAGATTACGCTGCCAACGGTACATATGAACAATACAGCGGCTTCGATTGCTTTCCCTGAATTTAGTGCAGATATGATTCGGCTGGGCATCGGACTTTACGGATTATATCCCTCTCAATATATTGAAAGTTTACACGCTGTTCAACTAGAGCCCGCTCTTAGTTTAAAAGCGAGGATTGCATTTGTGAAGGAAATGGTGACAGAACCTCGTACAGTGAGTTACGGTGCAACCTATGTTGCAAAACCTGATGAAATCATTGCGACAATTCCTATTGGTTATGCGGATGGGTATTCTCGTGCTTTATCCAATCGAGGGTTTATGCTTTTTCGTGGAAAAAGAGTTCCTATTGCAGGTCGAGTGACAATGGATATGACCATGGTCAGTTTAGGAGAAATGAAGGCGAGGCAGGGCGAGGAAGTCGTCATTTATGGTCGTCAAAAAGGGGAGGAGATCTCTGTCGATGAAATTGCCGACATGCTAGATACGATTAATTATGAAGTTATCGCCACTTTAAGCCGCCGCATTCCTCGATTTTATCGAAGAGGTGGGAAGATTATTAAATTATCGACGCCGGTGATGTATGTGTAA
- a CDS encoding T7SS effector LXG polymorphic toxin, with translation MEERAKHYQELREQMIDLKHALQGVANLGDDFTGKGADNIKSFYQELAGNVDMLISFIDKQKVFHEGVAGTLEDANFGGDTFIDEHFLENQVEMGLKNAKSIVSDQKKALETIFQDIDDLISLDVFDDQIFDEKITDAEDERKKTVKDLNELDQHLKDEYALSETEEQATMALYAEMMNATNDGKTISPMNFDKRAYQNSEIYKVKDDIEKQTSEYLKIKKEQKEARKIAKEQEALANRPWYEKALDDGGMLLNELTGVNDAKRAATGIDPITGEKLTAGQRVAAGGMAAAGYIPIVGWAGRIFKGGKAVYKTTQATSAAVRAVDIYKTSQKSFDVLKTSQKGLYGLTAANSFSEAITGRDMLGNKISKEQQEASMNAALGMLLPFGAKGFHGKMGIKDAEKYNTHTMKHIYHGEINKRGKAVGYHHESMQGGKVIPGSESLPDKHGIYRAKVEIDGVEKVAKSSFFPKEWNRVDVLKAIDEAYQNKQQIGPNKFKGVTSSGIKIEMYLKKDGSIATAYPLYKK, from the coding sequence ATGGAAGAAAGAGCGAAGCACTATCAGGAACTCCGCGAACAAATGATAGATTTGAAGCACGCATTACAAGGTGTAGCCAATCTCGGTGATGATTTCACGGGAAAAGGTGCCGACAATATTAAAAGTTTTTATCAAGAGCTTGCTGGAAATGTGGACATGTTGATTAGCTTTATAGATAAACAAAAAGTCTTCCACGAAGGTGTTGCGGGTACACTTGAAGATGCCAATTTCGGCGGTGATACTTTTATTGATGAACACTTTTTAGAAAATCAGGTAGAGATGGGGTTAAAAAACGCCAAAAGTATTGTATCTGATCAAAAGAAGGCACTGGAAACCATTTTTCAGGACATAGATGATCTCATCTCCCTTGATGTGTTTGATGATCAAATCTTTGATGAAAAGATAACGGATGCCGAAGACGAACGGAAAAAGACCGTAAAAGATTTAAACGAATTAGATCAACATCTAAAAGATGAGTACGCTTTGTCAGAGACTGAAGAGCAGGCTACAATGGCATTGTACGCCGAAATGATGAATGCGACAAATGACGGAAAAACCATTTCACCGATGAATTTTGATAAGAGAGCGTATCAAAATAGCGAAATCTATAAGGTAAAAGACGATATTGAGAAGCAAACTTCTGAATATTTAAAAATCAAAAAAGAACAGAAAGAAGCCCGCAAGATTGCGAAAGAACAAGAAGCACTGGCGAACCGTCCTTGGTATGAAAAAGCACTTGATGATGGCGGTATGCTTTTGAATGAACTGACCGGAGTGAATGACGCCAAACGAGCCGCAACAGGTATTGACCCGATCACAGGTGAAAAACTCACCGCAGGACAGCGAGTTGCCGCAGGCGGAATGGCAGCAGCAGGTTATATCCCAATCGTCGGCTGGGCAGGGCGCATTTTCAAAGGCGGAAAGGCTGTCTATAAAACAACCCAAGCCACATCAGCCGCAGTCAGGGCGGTTGACATTTATAAAACGTCACAAAAATCTTTTGACGTCCTAAAAACCTCGCAAAAAGGCTTATATGGTCTCACCGCCGCCAACAGTTTCAGCGAAGCGATTACAGGAAGAGATATGCTCGGGAACAAGATCTCAAAAGAACAACAGGAAGCGAGTATGAATGCGGCGCTGGGGATGCTTTTGCCGTTTGGGGCGAAAGGGTTTCATGGGAAGATGGGGATTAAGGATGCTGAAAAATATAATACCCATACAATGAAACACATTTATCATGGCGAAATTAACAAAAGAGGAAAAGCAGTTGGTTATCACCATGAAAGTATGCAGGGTGGAAAGGTTATTCCAGGAAGTGAAAGTCTACCTGATAAACACGGTATTTATAGAGCTAAAGTTGAAATTGATGGAGTTGAAAAAGTAGCTAAATCAAGTTTCTTTCCTAAGGAATGGAACCGCGTTGATGTGTTAAAAGCTATCGATGAAGCTTACCAAAATAAACAACAGATAGGTCCTAATAAATTTAAAGGTGTAACATCATCAGGAATAAAAATAGAAATGTATCTGAAAAAAGATGGATCAATAGCTACAGCGTATCCATTATATAAAAAATAA
- the metC gene encoding cystathionine beta-lyase: protein MTNHDWTLETRLVHNAFKTDGSTGAVSVPIQHASTFHQSTFDEFGQYDYSRSGTPTRQALEDTIASLEGGAKGLAFSSGMAAISTAFLLLSKGDHVLVTKDVYGGTFRMITQVLSRFGIEHTFVDMTDLNEVKQGIQSNTKVIYIETPSNPTLGITDIKGVVQLAKEHDCLTFLDNTFLTPALQRPLDLGVDVVLHSATKFLSGHSDVLSGLAVVKDEKLGEELYQLQNSFGAVLGVQDCWLVLRGLKTLQVRLEKASQTALELATFLKGHPAVKKVYYPGLDDHPGAHIQRKQASGAGAVLSFELENQAAVKELVDNVSLPVFAVSLGAVESILSYPAKMSHAAMPKEEREKRGITDGLLRLSVGVENSEDLKRDFKQALDQLNPALVNQ, encoded by the coding sequence ATGACCAACCATGATTGGACGCTAGAAACAAGACTTGTTCACAATGCTTTTAAAACAGACGGTTCAACAGGTGCAGTCAGTGTACCGATTCAGCATGCTTCAACTTTTCATCAAAGTACCTTTGATGAGTTTGGTCAATATGACTATTCCAGATCAGGTACACCAACACGCCAAGCGCTAGAGGATACAATTGCTTCATTAGAAGGGGGAGCAAAAGGTTTGGCTTTTTCCTCAGGAATGGCCGCGATTTCAACAGCCTTTCTCCTTCTGTCAAAAGGTGATCATGTGTTGGTCACAAAAGATGTGTATGGCGGAACATTCCGCATGATTACGCAAGTCCTTTCACGTTTTGGCATTGAACATACCTTTGTGGATATGACGGATTTGAATGAAGTCAAACAAGGCATTCAATCCAATACAAAGGTCATTTATATAGAAACACCGTCAAATCCAACCCTTGGCATTACGGATATCAAAGGTGTCGTTCAGCTTGCGAAGGAACATGACTGTTTGACATTTTTAGATAATACCTTCTTAACTCCGGCTCTTCAGCGTCCCTTGGACCTTGGCGTGGATGTGGTACTCCATAGTGCAACGAAATTTTTAAGCGGACATAGTGATGTCTTATCCGGACTTGCCGTTGTCAAAGACGAGAAACTAGGAGAGGAGCTATATCAGCTCCAAAATTCTTTCGGTGCAGTCCTTGGTGTTCAGGATTGCTGGCTTGTCCTAAGAGGATTAAAAACACTTCAAGTCAGATTAGAAAAAGCAAGCCAAACAGCTTTAGAACTTGCCACATTTCTAAAAGGTCATCCTGCTGTGAAAAAAGTATACTATCCAGGATTAGATGACCACCCAGGTGCACATATTCAGCGTAAGCAAGCAAGCGGAGCTGGAGCCGTTCTCTCATTTGAACTAGAAAACCAAGCAGCAGTAAAAGAACTGGTCGACAATGTCTCATTACCTGTTTTCGCTGTCAGCCTAGGCGCTGTCGAATCAATTCTCTCTTATCCAGCAAAAATGTCGCACGCGGCAATGCCAAAAGAAGAAAGAGAAAAGAGAGGGATTACCGATGGCTTACTTCGCCTAAGTGTCGGTGTCGAAAACAGTGAGGATTTAAAACGCGACTTTAAACAGGCGCTCGATCAACTGAATCCAGCCCTTGTGAATCAATAA
- a CDS encoding methionine biosynthesis PLP-dependent protein translates to MTEHVETKLAQIGNRSEETTGTVSPPVYLSTAYRHRGIGESTGFDYIRTKNPTRQLVEDAIASLEEGTAGFAFSSGMAAIQTIMALFESGDELIVSSDLYGGTYRLFENEWKKYGLNFLYDDFSDEDCLRSKFTTKTKAVFIETPTNPLMQEADIQKVANMAKENGALVIVDNTFYTPVLQKPITLGADIVIHSATKYLGGHNDVLAGLVVTKGEQLSEDMFQHQNAIGAVLSPFDSWLLMRGMKTLALRIRQHEANAKELADFLKKQPEIQDVLYPGKGGMLSFRIAKEEWVNPFLKQLQTICFAESLGGIESFITYPATQTHMDIPEEIRIANGVCNKLLRFSVGIEYVDDLKADLKQALSKVKEEVHVK, encoded by the coding sequence ATGACAGAACATGTGGAAACGAAATTAGCGCAAATTGGAAACCGTAGTGAAGAAACAACTGGAACTGTGAGCCCTCCCGTTTATCTTTCAACGGCATACAGACATAGAGGCATTGGTGAATCAACAGGTTTTGACTATATTCGAACAAAAAACCCAACAAGGCAGCTAGTAGAAGATGCGATTGCTTCACTCGAAGAGGGTACGGCCGGTTTTGCCTTCAGCTCGGGAATGGCTGCCATTCAAACGATTATGGCTCTATTTGAAAGCGGAGATGAATTAATCGTCTCCTCGGACTTATATGGCGGTACATACCGTTTGTTTGAAAATGAATGGAAAAAGTACGGTTTAAATTTTCTTTACGATGATTTCTCAGATGAAGACTGTTTACGCTCCAAATTCACGACAAAAACAAAAGCGGTCTTTATTGAAACGCCGACAAATCCACTCATGCAGGAAGCTGATATTCAAAAGGTAGCCAATATGGCAAAAGAAAATGGCGCTTTGGTCATTGTCGATAACACATTTTATACGCCAGTCTTACAAAAGCCGATTACGCTTGGAGCAGATATTGTCATTCATAGCGCAACCAAATATTTAGGCGGACACAATGATGTCCTCGCAGGTCTTGTTGTGACAAAAGGAGAGCAGTTATCTGAAGACATGTTCCAGCATCAAAATGCCATCGGAGCGGTTTTATCCCCGTTTGACTCGTGGCTTTTAATGAGAGGCATGAAAACGTTGGCCCTCAGAATACGCCAGCACGAGGCAAATGCAAAGGAGTTAGCAGACTTTTTAAAGAAGCAGCCTGAAATTCAAGATGTTCTTTACCCAGGAAAAGGTGGAATGCTTTCATTCCGTATAGCAAAAGAAGAGTGGGTCAATCCATTTTTAAAGCAGCTACAAACGATCTGTTTTGCTGAAAGTCTTGGCGGTATCGAAAGCTTTATTACGTATCCTGCCACGCAAACCCACATGGACATTCCAGAAGAGATTCGCATTGCAAACGGTGTATGTAACAAGTTGCTCCGATTCTCTGTTGGCATTGAATATGTTGATGACTTAAAAGCAGATCTCAAGCAGGCGCTATCTAAAGTAAAAGAGGAGGTACACGTCAAATGA
- a CDS encoding esterase family protein gives MVKKTGMIQEETLQSTELGEEMTVLIYLPVNYSPLYTYHVIIAQDGHDYFRLGKIGRQSEELMQNKEMERSIIIGIPYRNVTERRNMYHPDGTKFDAYKRFLANELVPYIDDRYPTYQIGSGRTLIGDSLGATISLMTAIDYPSLFGGLILQSPYVDDSVLKAVKGSTSLSHYAIIHQIGLEEKAVKTTDGQVLDFIKPNQDLKALLEQSGADYLFETFEGDHKWTFWQPLIAPSLKRMLPYSLIN, from the coding sequence ATGGTGAAGAAAACAGGAATGATTCAAGAGGAAACCTTACAGTCAACAGAACTTGGTGAGGAAATGACTGTTTTGATCTATTTACCAGTCAATTACTCACCCCTTTATACATATCATGTCATCATTGCACAGGATGGTCATGATTATTTCCGCTTAGGTAAAATAGGCAGACAATCGGAAGAATTGATGCAAAACAAGGAAATGGAACGTTCCATTATCATTGGCATCCCTTATCGAAATGTCACTGAAAGACGAAATATGTATCATCCAGACGGCACAAAGTTTGACGCTTACAAACGCTTTTTAGCAAATGAGCTTGTTCCTTACATTGATGACCGTTACCCAACCTATCAAATTGGGTCAGGGCGAACGTTGATTGGTGATTCACTAGGCGCCACTATTTCACTAATGACTGCTATCGACTATCCTTCTTTATTCGGAGGTTTAATCTTGCAGTCTCCTTACGTGGATGATTCGGTCTTAAAAGCAGTCAAAGGCTCAACATCACTTTCTCATTACGCCATTATCCATCAAATTGGTTTAGAAGAGAAAGCTGTTAAAACAACCGACGGTCAAGTGCTTGACTTTATCAAACCTAACCAAGACTTAAAGGCCCTGCTAGAACAATCTGGTGCAGATTACTTATTTGAAACATTTGAAGGCGATCATAAATGGACGTTTTGGCAGCCGCTCATTGCTCCTTCATTAAAAAGAATGCTGCCATATTCGTTAATCAACTGA
- a CDS encoding YjcG family protein, with translation MKYGVVLFPSKKLQDIANSYRKRYDPNYALIPPHLTLRTPFELTDLEADEVVSTLREYAKHASPITLRIQKFSSFAPVNNVIYMKVEPNEELTALNEKLYTDPISGTPEYAFVPHITVAQKLSDDEHSDVLGTLKLSRIDHEETVDRFHLLYQLENGSWTVYETFILGEEG, from the coding sequence ATGAAATACGGAGTTGTTTTATTTCCATCAAAAAAATTGCAAGATATAGCGAACTCATACCGGAAACGTTATGACCCGAACTATGCACTCATACCGCCTCATTTGACACTGAGAACACCGTTTGAATTAACAGATTTAGAAGCGGATGAAGTGGTATCGACGCTACGTGAGTATGCAAAGCATGCTTCTCCAATCACCTTGCGTATTCAAAAATTTAGTTCATTCGCTCCTGTCAACAACGTCATTTATATGAAAGTAGAACCGAACGAAGAATTAACGGCTTTGAATGAGAAGCTCTATACAGACCCAATTAGCGGAACGCCTGAATATGCTTTTGTGCCGCATATAACAGTTGCTCAAAAATTATCAGATGACGAGCATTCAGATGTACTTGGCACATTAAAGCTAAGCCGTATTGACCATGAAGAAACGGTGGATCGCTTCCATCTACTATATCAATTAGAAAACGGGTCTTGGACCGTCTATGAAACATTTATTTTAGGAGAAGAGGGTTAA
- a CDS encoding GNAT family N-acetyltransferase: protein MKTVVVQTQTQREDAYFVRKEVFVKEQGVPLDIEIDELEEEAIHFVIYHDDNKPQAAARLRIIEGAKAKLERICVLKEARSLGLGRKLLEALEEEATARGAQEAVMHAQVQAQPFYEKKGYQAVSEPFEEAGIIHVKMTKTLSTS, encoded by the coding sequence TTGAAAACAGTTGTCGTCCAAACACAAACACAACGAGAAGATGCCTATTTCGTAAGAAAAGAAGTGTTTGTCAAAGAACAAGGAGTTCCATTAGACATTGAAATCGATGAACTAGAAGAAGAAGCCATACACTTTGTCATTTATCATGATGACAATAAACCGCAAGCTGCTGCTAGACTACGCATCATTGAAGGAGCAAAAGCAAAACTTGAACGGATTTGTGTGTTAAAAGAAGCTCGCTCTCTTGGTCTTGGCCGCAAGCTATTAGAGGCGTTAGAGGAAGAAGCTACTGCCCGAGGTGCTCAGGAAGCTGTCATGCATGCACAAGTCCAAGCCCAGCCATTCTATGAAAAAAAGGGCTATCAAGCTGTTTCTGAACCGTTTGAAGAAGCGGGTATCATACATGTCAAGATGACAAAAACATTATCTACCTCATAA